The Rhodamnia argentea isolate NSW1041297 chromosome 7, ASM2092103v1, whole genome shotgun sequence genome contains the following window.
aattttcaaggagataagctcctatccacaaatgattgatatcttttatatttatgaaaattatctcttgagatttgaaagattttttttagataattccccgaattttaaaagatatgttcagaattccCAACCGAGATACAGATCTTATTCGATATTCTCGGAATTTCAGATGGATTCAAATTTTGATCACAAGTTAAATTAGACGTTCTAAAAAAAGTTGTACACTATCCTTTTTAAGATGATGTTCAGGATTTTTTAGATATCTCAAGTTTCAGccacaaaataaatcaaatatccaTAGATATACTATAAATCCAGatatatgctcaagatatacgCAATATCCACAAGAATAAAAAGATATGCAGAAAAAATTAGATTCGACATGCGAAGGTCAATCCTTATCCTTGAATGATCCACAAAATCTCAATCGAATACCACTATCCTTATCttgtcaaaattctcttttgTCCGATCAATattagaatatgcaagatagttcaaattcaatcaagacGAATGCGACAAAATGAAATTCATCCAAATCATGTTTAGATTTTCGGATCTAGCAACATCAAgagtaaaaatccaaattttcatgcATGCTTTCGATTTAATGATCTCTTGCGAATCGGACAATGTTCAATGACTAAACTTTAGCAAAAATAAAGCACCAAAGCAAGCAATCAATCACATAGATAACGAATTCTAAGATAGACAAATTGGAATCATTCGTTACCTAATTCAAAGCTTGAGCCGAAAAATACTAGTGAGCAAATTCTTCAGACTAATCGGCTATGGGATTCGTGTGAGCTTAGAGGACTATGGCTAGGTGAATTCGTGACATCCAATTCACGCCTCAAACAGCCCCGAACAGCAAAGCAATCGTCCCAAAACAGTAGGAGTCAGCCCCGGATCGTGAGCAAGAAATCTGCACAAGACAAGAAGTGTAATCTGAAAAAAACAACTGCTGTTTTTTAGGACAGACAGCAGCTTTTCAGCCCCTCTATCAGTGACGTGTAGACTCTTGATAAGCAGAAAAATTGCAGCACTAGTTTTCACCCAAAACAACACCGAACAGCAGTTTTTCTGGACCAAACAGTAATGAAAACCGGTGCTGGTTTGGGAGGACTTCAACAGCACGAACAGGCTACCATGTGCATCGGACAGCCGCGCCTTTTGTGGTGGATGATGGAGCGCAAAACAGGAAGTGTCAGGAAAGCGGACAACAGCGAAGATGAGCTTGATGCGTAGCGGATGGTGGTGCACCAGTGGATGAGAATAATGGATCCGCACGAACTCTTCACTCCCTTTCTCTCCCGTCTAATTTCTCACGTATGTTTTGAGCTTTGTGAGCAGaaagttttctctctcttttttttttgctcccatACGTGTATGtctcaaattttctgaataagatccccccttaaccctaggcataattgtgtatttatagaacaaagggttgcacgcaagcgtagggtttaccgacgaccgttcgattcagaaactcttattagatatcgatcgtcggattgaaaattctgacttttgaggagtcctatttattaaaaatagctagaattttcgtccaaatgaatgaggaggacgaaatgggctacttttcaatgttttatgggctcgttttgtgattccgtactcacttggaccttaactaataaaatgggtgattaattaaggccttttttcaattttaagagctcaaaaggggctgttttgagtccaaaaattatagtaaaaaattctgcaccctctctagtatctttcgagtcgattttaactcgatcgtccattggaatcatgctcaattgactcatctttaGCCCTAGCTGACATGATGTACActtgaccgacgaaaattaaatatgcaatgcatgagaatttattttttgcgagaattatgaataactctcattttatgcttatatgaatgattttctaaaaatcaaaatttaggtgtcaacagctgcccctctttgagtggaagcttgTAGAGGTTTCGTTCAAAGACCAAAGattgcaacctaaattttgctaatgcgagtgatagtaatttttggtgggattgaatTCCATTTTCTGATGCAGGTGAAATGATGCATGGAATGCAAtgctgtaaataacatgtgtcaaagatttcccttttttctatgttagagaaacttgcacatggatcgcatatgaaaATACATCTTTTAACAAATGCCTCATATGccgatgattcccttaatttccagaCCTCTAGTGGATGCCAGAATACTAAGGTACTAAGCCCATCTGTTACCGTAAGTTTCCTTCTgatgcgagacagcgcaagatatgtgttgtGAAGAAATATGCTTGAGTTATGGTTCAAGCTGACCATTTTTGTCTCTCGGGAAGTGGCCCTCGTGCACTATCAACCGTGAGTCGGTAGGTTGTCTCTTGGGaagtcaccctcgtggacttcGACCATGAGTCGGTAAATTGTCTCTTAGGAAGTCGCCCTCGTGGACTTCAACTATGAATCGGTAAATTGTCTCTTAGGaagtcaccctcgtggacttcGACCATGAGTCCGTAAATTGTCTCTTAGGAAGTCGCCCTCGTGGACTTCAACTATGAGTCAGTAAATTGTCTCTTAGAAAGTCGCCCTCGTGGACTTCGACTATGAGTTAGTAAACTGTTATCGTGGAaagtcaccctcgtggactATCACCATGATTAAGTAAATTGTCTCTCGGGAGATCACCCTCGTGGATCTCAATCATGAGACGATAAATTAGGAAGTCACCCTCATGGACTTCAATCATGAAATTGTCTCTCAAGAGATCACCATCGTGGATCTCAACATGAGACGATAAACTAGGaagtcaccctcgtggacttcaACTAGGGACAAACAAGTTGGCTATTGGGAAATCACGCTCGTGGACTTCAACCAAGCATTGTGCCACCATGCCCAATTTAAATGTCGGGATTGTCATGCTCAATTCAAGTGTCAAGcaatgataaaaaaaacataCCCGATTCAAGTATATGAATGGAAATATCGGGTAAGTTAAGGACATACTTATCTGAGAATTTGAAGGATTATCTTGTGGGTAGTTGCTAGCATGGCTTTGTTCATTGAACAATCCTTGGATGAACTTCGAGACtcgaaaaagaaattcgaacaTCAAAAATGTGTTACCTGTCAAATagtgtcagaggtaacacatgCAAGCATACATGACAAAATTCAACAATAAGATCATATACAACTCTCTGTCGATCATCAATTTCTCTAGTTCTTGtcaagcatgacaaaaatatGCATTTTGCTCGCATGCCATAATTGCTCACAATGTGGTTTATGCATAACTATTCTGTCaagtttacattaccaaattTGTTCGGGAAGGTTATCACATcatgaatacctcgaatgtaATATGAATAGGAACTTTAGTCCGAAAGGGcattctctcactctcgagaaaagatATTTATCCCGACTGCAAGAtttaagagaaatcactcaatcttaccatcacCACATTCAACAAGGATCCGAGtgatctcgcaattgatacgataAAGCCGATcttgaggtcttgattaggatcataatgagggctaggtcaaaggtttaatCAAAGGGGACTCCAATCGAGTCAAAgcttatgaaatgaaattcttcaTTATCTCCCTTCGGTTTACAAgccaagaaccccgcaaaatgagataaaaacgatcttgctcgcacttcttcgagcgatattcATGAGCATTTAAAATCCTACGTTAACCctagtgccctaatctgaagagacttttggtaagggttgtaatgtaggttcaagGTAGGCTTGGAAATGAAAGGCCTATTCAGAACAAAGGGGTGTATGATGAtaagattggtgatcatccatCCTCGATACTTCAGCAAGAGTGCCATCGGTAATCTTCATTAATGTACTTCAGAAATTGTCTTTCTTTGAGGAACATTTTATGGACCAATTCGGGTGGGACCTCCCTTCCTTCTGGAGATTTCTTTTGAGAgagctcttttttcttttcccgatgGGAGTGGGCCCTTTCGCTCTTTAGACTgcctcttttcctcttttttttttttctttttttttctcttgcttgccttttttttgcatggcaagcttttttttttttttttactacctaCTCCCATCTTTCTTGTTGAGCTCTTttgttaagagaaaagaagagtctCATCTAAGTCTTTTGCATATTATGCTGTCGGATCTTCCAAGTTTCAGCTTGCCCCAAGGCACTTGGTTCGTCTGTCAGATGGtctaaaatgatttcctttcgggatgatcaccaattgggtttcaagaaatgaattcgccgctcaaattgggttaagcAAGGGATAAATGTATATGatgtagaaatgaaatgctcttcgtcatgtctaaggcccTTGAGCTAACATTGAATTCGCATGCAACAAATACACTCaatagattgatgcaagtgaaagcaagaaaattccactctttctttgcatttatgaaattgccccaatgtggggatATTCCTGGCAGGGGGTTTGAAACGAAAccaccgttcaaaggggttaagcaaagggcaacATATAGtatttggatagaggaaatgaatgcctctgtcatttcggctgtcgtacctttcgcgagaaaacccTTTGCCTTGTGAATGCAGAATATAACTCCCGCTCAGCTCACTTGGGGTTACAATGTGGTACATATATGGAaatggattgcctttcatcattctttCATGCCCCATTCTATACATTCGACGCATCATATATGTTTATACTCCCTaatcagagttggtaaattaaacgtAAAGAACAATCACACGTAAACCATGCAAGACATGAACACGGCAATTCCAAGCATTAGccacatttcatgaaaatctcatgccCTTTGCTAAAAAAATGACGATGCAAGAATGCGAGAAAATTATCGGGAACGAGAAAATCTACGTTGCCCCGTAACATGTGAGTAGATTAACTAAGTCAGGAAGTCTACTCCTCGCGTTGAGGATTGGCTCATTCCTATCTTTGCCCCAAAGCAAGAAAATCATGCATGAGCGAGTCGAGAGATGCTCCGACTTGTGTCATGATAGTTACCATCAAGTTGGTCATATGCTCCCGTAAGAAAGTAAGTGTTACTTTGAAAGTAATGTGAAATAGAGAAACATACTCCCTCTTTCAAGTTGAGGTCCGCTCGCTCCATTTTCAATCAGAATGGGTATAGCTTTTACCAAAATACGAGATTGCCCCAAACATGGTCGGTACCGAGGACCGAATTATGAGCTTTGGCAAGCTACTTTTTCCACACTTGATCCCTTGAAAGTCGTAGTGCCCCAATTCGCATTAGATGTATCTTGCCCCCGCACCGGTTCTGAAACATGTAGCCGATGGATCAATAGAACAAGCATGGTCAAACATCATGTAAGCCATTTTaagaagatttttcttgaaaaaccttTTGCTTTCGAAAACCTCGGGACAataattcttgagaagcccaaccctcagtaCTTACCATTGATAATAGATTGTtcgatcgttggttatcgtcattgggtTAGTTTGGTATGCCTCAACAAGattccaaaataatgaaaatttctgtaattttattgatcatGAACCAAttaaattacatcttattgaattcaaaatgcaaaCAATTCCTCAACGGTGAGGAATTCTGACTCTAATCAACCtaggaaatgaaaatgcaacctAGACACTTAGGATGCAGGAAAtacccacgcaggggattgcataaaaataaaaatgatactaATTTGGGTCTACGCCCACTTCCTCAAAAGATCCTTCAATTGCTCACATGATTTGGCAGCGGGTTACTCCGCACATTAGGTTGGCCGGCTGACTGGAATGCAAATGCCCCTGTTTCGAGCAAATCTTGAATTCGATTCTTAAGCACCATACAATCATCAGTTGAATGACCCGGTTCACCCGAATGATAATCACACTTCTTAGTCGGATCATATTTAGGGAATGAGGCGTAATTGGGTCGTTGAGGATCCGAAGTTAGCAAGTTCTTCTTTCGCAAGATAGCCAAGACCTGCGAAGGAGTTCCTGGGAGAGGTGTAAATTGACGCTTGGGGCGGAATTGCTGACGTTGGTTCTCGTGGCCATAGTTAACTGTTTGTTGGGTTGCCATTGTTGCTTTAGGGGCTTGAACGGGAAATTTTTGGGCATAGGCCACATTCACCTCGCCGGCCGCttccttgtctttttttccGAAGAATTGCTTCCCCGAAGAACCGAAATCgccataccaacctttcttTAATCCGCTCTCTACTTCTTCAGCCATCGAGATCAGCTGGCTAAACGACCGAGCAGATGCACCTAGTATATGAGAGCGCATGTTTTGTGGAAGCGTAGACACAAATAACTTCATCAATTCCCGTTCCGACGGCTCCGGCATAAGCCGGGCTGCCAAATTCCTCCACCTAGTCGCGTCTTGTTTGACggtctctcctttcttcatctcagcTTGTTCCGGATCTTCCCTAGAGATGGTGATGTCTAGGTTAAAtccgaaatgtttgatgaacgcTGCAGCCGTTTTTTCCCAAGTCTCAATGCGGTTGATATGATGGTTGGTGTACCATCTCATGGCTGGCCCTTTCGGACttgcttggaaagtttggaccATAAGAAGATCATTGGTGACATACTTAGTCATCCgggcctggtacatccggacatGTTCTACCGGGTTAGACGTGCCGTCATACTTTTCAAATTCCGGCAACTTGAATTTGTCTGGGACTTGAACCTTGGCATACATAGACAGGTCGATTGGGGAAACATGATGCGTTCCTTCTATTTCACGCAATCGTTGatcgaattttgccaaaagttTGGCACTCTCATCATTTAACATGCCAGTTGTAACACGGGGTACGGTTGGTGTGGCGATTTGAGGCGCGGGTAAAATGACATTTCCGGGAGGCTGAGTAACACCTTGAACGCCAGATGGAGGAACATTTGTAAGAGGTGGATTGTCACCTTGAGCTCCAAGTAAAACATCTTCAAGAGGTGGCATGCCATTCAATGCTCCATCACTTTGTGCGCTCGCTTGAGGATCGACAATTGCTGGGGGTTGAATCATGGATGCCACTGGGGTTTGTCTTTGAGTCATCATGAAATTAGTCATCATCTGAGTCAACATAGCTATCTGGTCTTTCATATCCTTGATCTCTTCTTTGATTTGCGTTTTTACTTGCGCTTCGACACGAGCCGCGATTTCAGCATCATCAGCCATCTTTCTTGCTCTGGACCGGGTAACAATTGGTGCACGTGGGGTATCCGTAGTAAATTACCTGCAAGAGATGATCATATGGTGAGTATAGCATGTGAGAAACgttgagtcgatccatggctagaCTAGACTCATGAATACCACTCAAACTTGATTCATGACACTGACCAGGAAATTCCTGCTTCGTCGGATTTCGGAAAACAATTCGTCAAAAATCACCGGAGGGTCAAAATAGTGTGAAAAATTACAAGCTTGTAGTTGAGAGGATgaggaacaactttcatgtttggtggtTTAGCTGAAAATGAACGGATTAGCTCAGTTTagtgcattttctcaaaaaatcacaTCCGGAAAACTGTCTCGTCCGCCTTCTGTTAAATGAACGAAGGACCCCCTAAAAATGTGAAttcaaatctgaaattttgtaggctaTCAGTTGAAACATCAACCTataactttcatgtttggaaatttagcaatacagcacgtttactagtagtaaatcgcaaaatgaatctgtagtctgagaagTGCGAGATCCCAGCCTGCTTGaccccggccattaattccataataaatagaaaacagaCTGAATTACCACGAAATGTTTTGATATGGtggttcaagatcttatgaacatttttcatttgaagtgaggaaattgaatccaacgTGAAAGGGTTgtaaaaattcgtacaagactgcaaggtcagaatgaaaacagagctgttttgttaatctaaaagtgtaatcaaagtatgaccaccataaaatccgaaaaaaaaaaaaatcctaaacaagaGACTTAGGAATGTAAAGATACAAGTAAAAAGACGGGACTCGACAAGACCACAAAGACAAACCTAATTTGCCATGGACCGACTCATGAAATGAAGGGAGAAATTACATGTGCGATCATGAGTTCGTAGACAAGCGGAATgacatatgcatgctttattagccagATTTTTACAGCTTTCAAAAGCGAGCCCGACTTAAAGATGTAAGTCGTGTTTTCGCCCTTTTAAGCTTAGGGAATGTTAAGAAAAACCCCTCGTGCCCGCAGATTCAGGCCTGAACGGGGAATCTTAACATAATCGGGGTTGAAGGTAAGGtcgtccattcctccatcccgaggccAGGCAAATTCTTACCCagacaccatcctaggttcatctagcattttaggtccaatgcaatgtcatgaatcatgcataacaagtttAATCCACTCAATTATGGAATTTGCAAAATAATTAAACTAATgaccctgcaaaacaaaggttagaaaattacatttacataacccgcaaaaacatttaacacctaagggaAGTTAAGGACAAACACAATCCATgaattcaagaatcaagagaaaattcacgtttaatcaatcaaggcatagatcatgaaaattaacggcttaagtccacaaaaattttaattttctgaaaattacgGGTGGcttaaaaaaaatccgaaaattaattttcgaaaattcatgaGAAGTTCAGttcaccttttaattttcaaagagaattaaaattttaatcccCAGATGAGTCgccaagttgtcgcgacctaaaaataaatttttaggttaatggattattaggttacttagatgaattaactaacctaatacggactctcccaagccctaccaattcgcaacttaggtttgattttttttcttttgtaggagtcgccactaatcttttttggtaggtagattagatacctaaataaagtacgggagaatactttattttctgctaaccagagatttagggttcgggaacttgattatgttaattttcaattaacaccctttcggtaccaaatttcatgaaaatgctttttcttgattgatgatgcgaattgaatgtttttttttttcgttttcccttttattatttttttgttttttcgaatttcttttaagcttgaatttgaacaaagttaaacaaaaatgcccataatataccttaatttccgaattttccaataaatcttctcattcccgaagatccgggctagaacgagattttattcgctacatCCTCGAGAATTTGAGTcagtatgcggataaatatatagaaatacaacgtccattctcgccaaagggcagaatacgaatttctatatttaaatcaccatcccatcccataagatcatgggcgtggcgtgtgatttaattttccgacgggactaggcaccagggagcatatattataagcagctttgtttaaagatgtgcaaatatttactgaattttcgaaaatccttagaggattccagaattttcaaggagataagctcctatccacaaatgattgatatcttttatatttatgaaaattatctcttgagatttgaaagattttttttagataattccccgaattttaaaagatatgttcagaattccCAACCGAGATACAGATCTTATTCGATATTCTCAGAATTTCAGATGGATTCAAATTTTGATCACAAGTTAAATTAGACGTTCTAAAAAAAGTTGTACACTATCCTTTTTAAGATGATGTTCAGGATTTTTTAGATATCTCAAGTTTCAGccacaaaataaatcaaatatccaTAGATATACTATAAATCCAGatatatgctcaagatatacgCAATATCCACAAGAATAAAAAGATATGCAGAAAAAATTAGATTCGACATGCGAAGGTCAATCCTTATCCTTGAATGATCCACAAAATCTCAATCGAATACCACTATCCTTATCttgtcaaaattctcttttgTCCGATCAATattagaatatgcaagatagttcaaattcaatcaagacGAATGCGACAAAATGAAATTCATCCAAATCATGTTTAGATTTTCGGATCTAGCAACATCAAgagtaaaaatccaaattttcatgcATGCTTTCGATTTAATGATCTCTTGCGAATCGGACAATGTTCAATGACTAAACTTTAGCAAAAATAAAGCACCAAAGCAAGCAATCAATCACATAGATAACGAATTCTAAGATAGACAAATTGGAATCATTCGTTACCTAATTCAAAGCTTGAGCCGAAA
Protein-coding sequences here:
- the LOC115732442 gene encoding uncharacterized protein LOC115732442, coding for MADDAEIAARVEAQVKTQIKEEIKDMKDQIAMLTQMMTNFMMTQRQTPVASMIQPPAIVDPQASAQSDGALNGMPPLEDVLLGAQGDNPPLTNVPPSGVQGVTQPPGNVILPAPQIATPTVPRVTTGMLNDESAKLLAKFDQRLREIEGTHHVSPIDLSMYAKVQVPDKFKLPEFEKYDGTSNPVEHVRMYQARMTKYVTNDLLMVQTFQASPKGPAMRWYTNHHINRIETWEKTAAAFIKHFGFNLDITISREDPEQAEMKKGETVKQDATRWRNLAARLMPEPSERELMKLFVSTLPQNMRSHILGASARSFSQLISMAEEVESGLKKGWYGDFGSSGKQFFGKKDKEAAGEVNVAYAQKFPVQAPKATMATQQTVNYGHENQRQQFRPKRQFTPLPGTPSQVLAILRKKNLLTSDPQRPNYASFPKYDPTKKCDYHSGEPGHSTDDCMVLKNRIQDLLETGAFAFQSAGQPNVRSNPLPNHVSN